One part of the Ziziphus jujuba cultivar Dongzao chromosome 2, ASM3175591v1 genome encodes these proteins:
- the LOC112489250 gene encoding putative disease resistance protein RGA1, with the protein MAWEVLLSSVADVIIKQLGEAIENEVALLSGVEDELQKLKDTVSTIKCVLADAEKKQVQEEQIKTWLRRLEGVVYEADDFVDEFSTDQTLRSQQEAMTGNTLAKKVRTFCCSTSFPLGFRHKMGRKIKDIRNKLDAIANDRKFHLVTGLQETEVVTAEWKDHSFQREEDTIGREDDKVEIKKRLFDMKTKENIGVIPIVGVGGLGKTTLAQLVFNDEEVQRHFEPKLWVSVPKVFDLELVVKEVFQSARQGERSTDITLDQMQKDIREKIKGKQFLLVLDDIWDLDNREKWLSLENLLRDGSSGSRIIVTTRDKEVARIINGPEEPPYILEALDDNKAWSLFEKLAFVQEPKDSIIVEIGKEIMKKCGGIPLVIRTIASMLYSRHVDEWSSFKEKELSTISQYDKDIIPRLKLSYDHLPSHLKRCFAYCSLFPKNHIIDVKKLINLWMAQGFIKLSNHQERPEDMGYQHFTDLLYRSFFEKVVTDHFLNKTKCKMHDCMHDLAMSVAGPQCVMLNLNVAAADDDKIETTTHHMSINFGLRDHQSFADFSVRAKRIRTILFNKCSYSSMLRLGNSLDKIDLQFKFLRTLGLSGLWRKTVPDSIGRLKHLRCLDLSFNSMKVLPESIVNLHNLQTLDLSFCISLEALPDSIGRLKHLRYLDLSCCESLEALPDSIVNLHNLQTLDLTYCGSLEALPVDIWKLVNLRHLYTGMTFEQIHLPRGLSQLTNLQALTKFLVKAEHGSQLNELRDLNNLRGHLTIRVHEDGIKSEGANLKSKQHLQSIELWIDGKMVDDCGDLVPHSNIKSFTLCGPYPGAALLNCVPSLKNLVEFKLSGHKDCQYIAALNHLPHLRVLQLWYLAAVEYISSDEYDDNVVDGNLLPFFPSLQRLFLIDIPNLKGWWKGVENTENTSRSLPFFPCLSELEIYGCPNLICMPLFPYLQELRLQGTRIKPFQQTLMMKNIVGPPTSSDKASSSSSASSAALLPLSTLKILTIDDIDDIHELQYFPDGFITLTSLKKLSIVNCSKLKYLFPGLHHLISLQQLDIHDCKELEMPNEDSDAILWRHLQSLSILSLYKLPKLVALPEGLQQVTSLQEIIIFNCEILEAVLECVKSLKSLRRLVIKDCPSLMCLPEGIDGLTSLKNLEIVRCPILLEKCLEDTGEYWPMISHIKNRRLVDF; encoded by the coding sequence ATGGCGTGGGAGGTACTCCTTTCCAGTGTTGCAGATGTGATTATTAAGCAATTGGGTGAAGCAATTGAGAACGAGGTTGCCTTGTTATCTGGTGTTGAGGACGAGCTTCAGAAACTTAAAGACACCGTTTCAACAATCAAATGTGTACTTGCTGACGCAGAAAAAAAGCAAGTGCAAGAAGAACAAATCAAAACATGGCTGAGGAGGCTTGAAGGTGTTGTTTACGAAGCTGATGACTTTGTGGACGAGTTCTCCACTGATCAAACTTTGCGCTCACAACAAGAAGCAATGACCGGGAATACACTGGCCAAAAAGGTACGAACTTTCTGCTGCTCAACTTCATTCCCGCTTGGTTTTCGCCATAAGATGGGTAGGAAAATAAAAGACATTAGGAACAAACTAGATGCCATTGCAAATGACAGAAAGTTCCATTTAGTGACTGGCCTTCAGGAGACTGAAGTAGTGACTGCGGAGTGGAAAGATCACTCGTTTCAACGGGAAGAAGATACTATTGGAAGAGAAGATGACAAAGTAGAAATCAAGAAACGTTTGTTTGAtatgaaaaccaaggaaaacatAGGAGTGATTCCCATAGTTGGTGTTGGAGGCCTAGGAAAAACCACACTTGCACAACTAGTTTTCAATGATGAAGAGGTTCAAAGGCATTTTGAGCCAAAATTGTGGGTGAGTGTACCTAAAGTTTTTGATCTGGAGCTAGTTGTCAAGGAAGTTTTTCAGTCGGCACGACAAGGCGAGAGATCTACTGATATTACACTAGACCAAATGCAAAAAGATAttcgagaaaaaataaaaggaaagcaATTCCTACTTGTGTTAGATGATATATGGGATTTGGATAACCGTGAAAAATGGTTGAGTTTAGAAAATTTGTTGAGAGATGGTTCCAGTGGAAGTAGAATAATAGTAACCACACGTGATAAGGAGGTTGCACGCATCATCAATGGCCCAGAAGAACCACCTTACATTTTAGAGGCATTAGATGACAATAAGGCATGGTCTCTGTTTGAAAAATTGGCTTTTGTACAAGAGCCAAAAGATTCTATCATTGTGGAAATTGGAAAGGAGATTATGAAAAAGTGTGGAGGAATTCCTCTAGTTATTAGAACAATTGCAAGTATGTTGTATTCCAGACATGTTGATGAGTGGTCATCTTTCAAAGAAAAGGAACTATCAACAATATCGCAATATGATAAAGATATCATACCTAGGCTTAAGCTGAGTTATGATCATCTTCCATCACATTTGAAACGTTGTTTTGCATATTGTAGCTTGTTTCCTAAAAACCACATTATTGATGTGAAAAAGCTAATAAATCTTTGGATGGCTCAAGGATTTATTAAGTTATCAAATCACCAAGAACGTCCAGAAGACATGGGATATCAACATTTTACTGATCTACTTTATAGAtccttttttgaaaaagttgTAACTGatcattttttgaataaaacaaaatgcaaGATGCATGATTGCATGCATGATCTTGCAATGTCAGTAGCTGGACCACAATGTGTTATGTTAAATTTGAACGTTGCTGCTGCTGATGATGATAAAATTGAGACAACAACTCATCATATGTCAATCAATTTCGGCTTAAGAGATCATCAAAGTTTTGCAGATTTTTCGGTCAGGGCTAAAAGGATTAGAACCattctttttaataaatgttCTTATTCATCAATGTTGAGATTGGGAAACTcacttgataaaattgatttgCAATTTAAGTTCCTACGCACTTTGGGTCTCAGTGGACTGTGGAGGAAGACTGTACCAGATTCTATTGGTAGATTGAAGCATTTGAGATGTCTTGATCTTTCCTTTAATTCTATGAAGGTATTGCCCGAGTCTATTGTAAATTTGCATAATTTGCAAACGCTTGATCTGTCCTTTTGTATAAGTCTTGAAGCATTACCAGATTCTATTGGTAGATTGAAGCATTTGAGATATCTTGATCTGTCCTGTTGTGAAAGTCTTGAAGCATTACCAGATTCTATTGTAAATCTGCATAATTTGCAAACGCTTGATCTGACCTATTGTGGAAGTCTTGAAGCATTACCAGTAGACATTTGGAAACTAGTCAACCTTCGGCATCTTTATACAGGTATGACTTTTGAACAAATTCATCTGCCACGTGGACTAAGTCAACTAACTAATCTACAGGCGTTGACTAAATTTCTAGTAAAGGCGGAGCATGGTAGCCAACTAAATGAACTTAGGGATCTAAACAACTTGAGAGGACATCTGACGATTAGAGTCCATGAAGATGGGATAAAATCTGAAGGTGCAAATTTGAAGAGTAAACAGCATCTGCAGTCCATAGAATTATGGATTGATGGGAAAATGGTAGATGATTGTGGAGATCTGGTGCCGCACTCAAATATTAAAAGCTTCACTTTATGCGGTCCATATCCAGGTGCTGCATTATTAAACTGTGTCCCCTCGCTTAAAAATCTTGTGGAGTTTAAGCTATCGGGACATAAGGATTGCCAGTATATAGCGGCCTTGAATCATCTCCCACATCTGAGAGTACTCCAGCTTTGGTATTTAGCAGCTGTGGAGTACATCTCGAGCGATGAATATGATGATAATGTAGTCGATGGCAACTTGCTACCATTCTTCCCATCCCTACAACGACTCTTTTTAATTGATATCCCAAATCTGAAAGGATGGTGGAAAGGTGTGGAGAACACTGAAAATACAAGCCGATCACTACCTTTCTTTCCCTGTCTTTCTGAATTAGAAATTTATGGGTGTCCCAACCTAATTTGCATGCCTCTTTTCCCTTATCTACAAGAGCTTCGTCTACAGGGAACGAGAATAAAGCCATTCCAACAGACATTAATGATGAAGAATATTGTGGGACCACCAACATCATCAGACAAAGCGTCATCCTCCTCCTCTGCTTCTTCTGCCGCCTTACTTCCTCTCTCCACTTTGAAGATTCTGACAATTGATGATATTGATGATATTCATGAGCTTCAGTATTTTCCAGATGGGTTCATAACTCTCACTTCTCTCAAGAAGCTGAGTATTGTAAACTGTtcaaagttaaaatatttatttccgGGTCTTCACCATCTCATTTCACTTCAACAACTGGATATTCATGATTGCAAGGAGCTGGAGATGCCTAACGAAGATAGTGATGCAATTTTGTGGCGACACCTCCAAAGCCTCTCTATTTTGAGTTTGTATAAACTTCCAAAACTGGTTGCTCTACCTGAAGGGCTTCAACAGGTTACTAGCCTGCAAGAAATCATCATTTTTAACTGTGAGATTTTGGAGGCTGTTCTGGAATGTGTCAAAAGCCTTAAATCGCTACGGAGATTAGTAATCAAAGATTGTCCCAGTCTGATGTGTTTGCCAGAAGGAATCGATGGCCTCACCTCTTTAAAGAATCTTGAAATTGTTAGATGTCCCATCTTATTGGAAAAATGTCTAGAGGATACTGGCGAGTATTGGCCTATGATTTCCCACATCAAGAATCGGCGTTTGGTTGATTTCTGA